The region GTAATGATAGCTTTTCCATTCTCCAGAGAATGGGCACTTTCAAACAAAGGCACCACGGGCAGACGATAATCCCCTAAGTATCTTTTAGTTAAAGCCATTCCCGCTTCGATATCTTTTACTGATTCACAATTACTAAGTACAAAACCTCTGACGTAAAATTTCGGATCATGCTCGGGTGAAATTCTTGAAAGTGCTTTCATCATTCTAGATATATTCATCAACCTAGATGGATTATCCACAGCCTCATGCACAAGTGTGCTATCCTCCCGCAGCTCCAAGGGAACAACCAATCCTGGGAATGATTTTAGAAAAGTTTGAATTCTAATTAGATCCGGTGAATCCACCCCAAAACATTTTCTTTGCTCTGTTGCTAAGGCAGCAATCGCCTGCTTCAAAAAATGCAGTTTATTTGAATCGCGACTTTGGATTTTGCTAAGAGAATGAAGGCTGTTATAAATTTTGGAGGTTTGCTTTTTTAGATTAAGCGCGCTTTTTTCATCAAAATGCTTGACGCGCATCAAAGGCTCTAAATCTTTTTGATACTCCTTAAAATTTTTCGCCAGCCAATTTACCAGAATACGCCGGGACATGTTCAAGCTTTGCAACATTGTCTTATCATCAACACCAGGATGTCCGTCCTTGTCTCCACCGACCCATGTTCTGATGTAGTATGGATGCTTTTTCAGTCTTTGTTTGATGAAAAGCTCGATGATGTCATCTTGTAACGAAAGATTATAGATATATTCTGCCTCATCCATAACTGAGGGCTTACGCTGTTTGGACATCGGGATATTCCAAGCCCACTTTAACAATATATTCAACTCTGCTTCATCAAGGTCCGATTCTTTTTCCAATCGGCGAATCAGCAAGTTTTGAATTTTTTTAAAATAATATAGGACATCGGGATTACGGGATTCTGTCGGGTGCGCTGTTAGAACTTGAATAATTCGACCGTAGGTATGGGTGGCAGATTCAATGTCACGGTCTTCAATTTTCAATCTATAAGTTCGATAGGCCGCCTCGCAGGAATTAATAATTTCAAGCATGAGCGCAAAGGCATGGGCAATTTGATACTGTTCTTTTTCAGATAAATTCGCGAGTTCGGCTTGAAGACTTTTAAGTCCCTCTATTTTTTGGCCCGCAGGTGATTTGATATAACGGCGAATTTTTTCGATACGCTTGAATCCCGATTTACCGGTTTCAAACTCAATCACCTTCCCCAATTCCGTTACTGACCAATCAACAAGTTTCGTAAGTTCCTGGGGAAGATTCTTTGTCATATGCCCTCTTAGTAGAGCTTGCTCAACTCCATGCCGTACTTGCCTGGAGCGAACTCACTCAGACGTTTTTTCCACAAGTCTTGATAGAACCTGTCCTTACAAGCGTAGCTCGCATAAGGGAAGATCGCAATACCTCCGCGTGGAGTAAACTCACCCACAACTTCGATATACTTAGGTTTCATTAGTTTTACTAAGTCGTCGCAAATTGTCTGAATACAATCTTCATGAAAATCTCCGTGATTACGGAAACTGAACAAATATAATTTCAAAGATTTTGATTCGACCATTTTTTTATCAGCGATGTAGTTGATAAATACTTTAGCAAAATCTGGCTGACCTGTTTTTGGACAAAGTGAAGTGAACTCTGTGCAGATAAAAGTCGTCCAAGCAATTTTACCCGGATTCTTATTATCAAAAGCTTCCAATACTTCAGGAGAATATGTTTGAGAATAAGTTGTTTGTGCTTCGCCTAGGGCGAAATTTTTCAGTTCTTTTGCGTCTCTGCCAGTCTTTTTCATAGGGGGGTTTTCTATCCCCCTATGGGCCGAAATTCAATCTTTCTTGAAAAAACTCTAGTGGTGGGGTCTTATCCACACTCCTAACAGGGTTATCCACACACGAGGCGACTTAATCCACGTTCGGAACGCCTACATACTTAGCCAACCAGTAAGCATAAAGGTAATCCACACCGGCGTTCTCAGAACCGCGGCCGTGGCTATCCTTGTAACCAAAGGCCGTGTCCTTCCAAACGAAGTTAGAGGTAAATGCCTGATGTTCGAATACAGGGTAGTTATAAAGACCCTGATAGAAGTATTCATTAGACGGTTGGGGGCTCTTTAATGACTTCCAGAACAGACGTGGAATCGGAGAAATACACCAATCCGGTCTTTGTGAATGATCGATCGAAACATCTAAGTTAGGGCGAGGGTACGGAATCTCCCTAATACCCCAAGCGGCATTATTCAAAGCCGACATGAACTTGATTTCGCTGCTTTCTTTTCGGAAATTATCCCCACGTGTTCCTTGAGAATATGCAAAGCCAAAAGCTACCATCGTCAGTAAATGACGTTGAGCCGGACTGTATGTCACCCAAGAATCCATTAAACGTTCGCGCAGACGATCGCGAATTTTTGTTTCACCCAATCGCTGAGCAATCATAATATCGGTAATATCACCCACGAGGCCAAGGTTCACGCCACTCCAATCAGCACTTCCATGCCAATAGAATGTCGTATCCATACTATAGCTCGATGGTTTCCAACGAAGTTTCGTGTAAGCATTTTGATACTTATCTCTTAGTTTTTCATCTTTGTTGATAAGAGCTGCCAAACCCAAGCTTGGAGCCTGGTTTTGTGACTTCTCATCATAGATTCTTAATTTTAGCAGACGACGAGACTTGTCACGAAGGTGAGACCAAATCTCCTGATCATTTTCGGGAATCACCATGCTTGCCCACATCATCGAATGAGTCAGACCTTTAAACATGTCGTTGTTACCGCCTTCAAGCCACAACATGTTTGAATAAATACCTTTACCTTGATGCCACTTGTTTGGAATCGGCTCGCCCGGACGATATGGCATAAGCGTACGCGCAAACTCTGCTGGGTCCTCGGTGATATCCATCAAAATAAACATCGCTCTTAAAGATTTTCTAACATTCGCAAGGGCTTCCGGATCTTTGGTATTCATGTAGCGCATCGCCTGCGAGCCAATGTACATTCCTGTCCACAATGCAGAGTCACCATCATAACGATACGCGATCAATTTACCGTTCGCATCCACGTCAGCTTTAGAAACCATACCGATTTCATTAATGTGGTGAGTGACTGTATTCTTATCATAGCTCGCGGCTTTTTCTTTCAAAGTCGGAGAGTACGCGTTCCTTTTTACTGATGCCTCTGTGATGCTGATATTGTCTGTGATTTTATTGACGACCCTGATGATATCTTTATTTGCTTGATAAAAGTTGTAGTCCGTTGGGTCAAAAACGATGAACGGGCGCTCTTCTTTAAATTCTTTTCGATTCTTAAATGATTGAACGTAGGGATCTTTGCCGTAGCCGATATCTCTTTTGAAGATATTGATAACTTTTTGAACAGCCCAAGGAACATCCGGCCCACGAGCATCAACGTTTGTTCGCAGGTTTATCCACAACGGCTTTGCTTCTAAATTACGACGAGTCGTGATCCACTCTGTATAATTGGAAAATTTTTTATCCGAAAACTGAGAGGCAAGTCCCTTATCAGTCGCAATAAAGCGAGTTACAACGGTAATTGGATTTGTGAAATCAGATGAGTTTCTTTGATCCGTGCCAAGCTTCGTAATGAAATCCCCTTGGCGCAAATCATAACTCATCACCAACGTGTCACCAGCGGCGACGGCTTTTCCAGTCCAAACCTCTTGAACTTTCAGACCATCGTAAAAATAATTAATGTAAGTGACGATGCGTATAGCATCATAGGTGCCATCACTAGATTTTCTTAACTCAAGCTCGCCATTATAAGGCCCACGAGTAGAACTAGTTCCTTGTAAAAACCAAATCCCCTCCATAGCCCCCGAAGACTGAAGCGACGCAATGTCTCGCGGAATCTGTTTTTCTTGAGTAGCGCAAGAAGTGAAAAGCGTGAGCGACAAAAATAAAAAGAGGAATGAAAAGTACTTCATCCCTCTATTCTCTCCAATTCGCAAACTAGATTGGAGTCCTGATTCTTGCCTAGACTCGACTTATGGCTTAGGCGAAAGCCAGCTCATGGAAGCGTTACTAATTTTTACTGAGCCTAAAAGAGGCTCCGACTCAAGCCAACCATCACTATTAGCTTTTTGCCATGAGGCTCCATAGCTATTGATCACCTTAAGAACCGTTCTGCATTTAGAAGGATCTTTCTTTGAACAGATTTTTCTGTATCCTGCCACAACAACCGCGTGAGTTTTTGGAGGGTTTTTTGGATCCTTACTATCGCAATCAGCAACACATATATCTTCGAGAAGTACAGGCTGTTTTTTTTGCAACACTTTCTTTATTTCATCTAACAGTTGAGCCGACGTAACACCCGCCGGATCGGACGGAAAAGATTCAACGTCTGTCTTGCCATAACCAGTAAATGGAATAGCCGATTTACTACATTCTTCAGGATATAGAAGAGCATTCAGGGCGCCGGCATAAGTATCCCTTTGAAAGGCCTGAAGCACCCTCACAGAGTCGTTTTTCAGTTTAGGATCAACTTTTTGATCTTCTTCGATCTTTAAATTCTTACTTACCGTTTCCTTCGCTGACTCATAATACTTGGATGCACACTCGTCACATTTATCCGCAATGGCCTTACGATAATTGTCGTAGTCACTCTTCAAGCTTTCCCATAGAGCGGCCTGAGCCCCTTTTACTTCCGTGTTCGAAAGAACGGGATTTTTAGACAGTACTCTATCTAAAGAGGAACACTGTTCCGTTGGAAGTTTGATTACTCTTTGAGTCGCAACATTCAAAATGGTATTACCATTTGCTCTTAAGCTCTCAACATCCAATTTACTATAGTTCTTATCAATCTGCTTAAGCTTGCCGGCATCTGCGTCAGAACTGTAACGTGCTATTCCCAAAGAGGAGATTCTTTTGGATTCAGGAGCAGATTTACAATCTTCAATTTTGCCAAGTTTACACATTTCATAATTGATCACCGTCGCCGCAGCCGAGGCATAGCAAATACCCAGAGAGTCTTGACTTGTAACGGGCGGCGTGAATTTTTTCTCGATCTCTGCATTCTCCTTGGCCGATTTTAAATCCTCTAACTTAACTGGCACGGCCCATTCATGTAGCTTCATGGCAGTTTGGGCTTCGCTATAAAAAGGAGTCATTATTAGAAGGGTCAGAAACAAAGTTCTCATGCTTCAATCGTCTTAAATTTATTGATTCGTTGATACATACATCTCAAAATTCAAGACCAAAGTGGGGCCTATCCGTCTAAACTATCCCTAATTTTTCGCCGATTAAGCTAATTGATGCGAACCACGTATTCAATAGCTTTAATGGCTCTAATTCTAACTTATAGTATCTCGAGTGCAGCTGCCCTTGATGGCGTGATTTTGAATCCACGACACACTTCCGTTACTCAAAGAATTCTTAGCTATAAAAGTTACGATGATATCCGCATTGATAAAGATCTCGACGGATCAATCGACGAATGGTTTCTTAAAAAGGCCGATATTCAAATTCATTTAATATATAAAATGAAAGCTCTTCAGGCGCTAGAAATCACTAAGTTCATAGGAAACCGTGTTTTAATCAAGAAGTTTGAAAGCATAAACGGAAAGCTTCTTCTTACAAGTCGCGAGGATAGACCAATGCAGATTATGCATGGAACTCCCGACGAAGAAATCTGCGACGAAAAAGGGTTAAGCTCCTCTTTGCAAAGCAAGGTATCCTCTTTGAATCAGGATATCGCCGCTATCATCGCACGACCAGAGGTAAACTCAGCGCCCAAGAGCTGCAACATAAATAAGTATCCAGTTTTTGCTGAGAACCTGGGACTTATGGGAGATCTTCTCAGTTCTAACACGGGTAAAATAGCTAGCTGTCTTGAGAAAGTGAAGAAAGTTAATGATATTGACCTGAACCTAGTTTCAGCGAAATTCAAATTGACTGTCGAAAAAATTTCCAACGGGGATTCAAAAGATATCTACTCTTGTCAATTGACCGACCAAAACAATGTCGCTGGGGAAGCTACAGAGGACGGAAGGATTAAATTCCTTATTCCATCAGAAAAACAGGATCCAGTAATCGAACCGGAAGCCATGGTCTCTTTGTTCCTACACGAAATCCTTCACACATCGGGAATAAAGTCTGATCAAACAAACAATTTTATCCTAAAACTATGCCTAAGCGAGGACTGGGATAAGATGGGGGCAAATAATATTGCAGTCATAACAAATCAGGCAGTGCAAAAAAGTGTTGATGATTATGCTTCCCAAGAAAGTGCGAATACAAAGTCCACAAAATCTGGAAGGGCCATCAGCGCGTCAAAAAAAACAAAAAGAGAGATTGCGAGTGCCACCGAGAGTTTGGGTGCAGACGTCGATATGAAATCCGAAATAGCTAATGCCGAATCAGTTGTTCCGTCTGCTGAAAAGCTTACCGTCGCAAAAATCGACAAGTCCCCTGCTGGGAAAGAGCAAGCACTTCGCGATAGCGTACAAGAAAGTGCACCTGTATTTAGAATGGCCAACCAAGTAATGGGCGCTTCAAATACTCCGGCGTTGGCGGATACATCCTCAGGGTCGTCTTCCTCAGAAGTGGGCGGCAGCTCATCATCAAGAGGTCGTTATCAATCACGATACGGAAGGTATCAGTCAGACTCGTCATCGGGTGGCGGCGTTGGCAAAGACGAATTCATCGCCGAAGAAATTGATCTGACTAAAAATCAAAATGGTCGAAACGAAAGATCTGGTTCAAACACCCGATCCTTACAACGATCGTACCAAGTTGAAACACCATCTACCGCATCATCACAATCCGAAAATTCGAACTCCCGTGGACCGGCCTCTGTATCTAATGAAATTGGAGGAGCCGGCAGCAGACGAGGCGGCGCAGTTGATGGTGGTGGCAATGTAGCGGTCGGCGGATCCACAGGCTCCGCATCACTAAGTATGGATACAAGTTCTGTCGGTGGTGGTGGCGGAGGATCTGCTTCATCGAGAAATACTCAAAAGGGTCGTTCTGCAAACACGGCCAGCCGAGGTCCGGCATCCACGGGTAACAAGGGATCTCCCGCCGAACGCCGTGAATTGATGAGCTCGCTGGTGGATAGTGATTACACGCTAACTAGGCGTAAACTCAAGGATCCTGGCTTTCAAACGAAACTTTCTGACAATCAAATTACTGTCATTGATGTGAACGGAAACCGCTGGGGAGCAAGCCGAGGTGCCCTCATATATTTAGATGATGGCAGCCGCTTCATCCGTCAGCGCTAGACCATACCGTTCCCTCACATTTGTTCCAAAAAAAGAAATCTCGAGAAAACAAGCACTTAAGTTGTTTCCTTAATGACCCGATAAACAAATTGTAGTCGGTATCTTCAAGGAGAGAACTTT is a window of Bdellovibrio sp. SKB1291214 DNA encoding:
- a CDS encoding phosphoenolpyruvate carboxylase produces the protein MTKNLPQELTKLVDWSVTELGKVIEFETGKSGFKRIEKIRRYIKSPAGQKIEGLKSLQAELANLSEKEQYQIAHAFALMLEIINSCEAAYRTYRLKIEDRDIESATHTYGRIIQVLTAHPTESRNPDVLYYFKKIQNLLIRRLEKESDLDEAELNILLKWAWNIPMSKQRKPSVMDEAEYIYNLSLQDDIIELFIKQRLKKHPYYIRTWVGGDKDGHPGVDDKTMLQSLNMSRRILVNWLAKNFKEYQKDLEPLMRVKHFDEKSALNLKKQTSKIYNSLHSLSKIQSRDSNKLHFLKQAIAALATEQRKCFGVDSPDLIRIQTFLKSFPGLVVPLELREDSTLVHEAVDNPSRLMNISRMMKALSRISPEHDPKFYVRGFVLSNCESVKDIEAGMALTKRYLGDYRLPVVPLFESAHSLENGKAIITEFLKNPSRKSVVLKKWSKKLEVMLGYSDSSKENGSFASRYLIKTAIGEIEKVISRHGITPIFFHGSGGSIERGGGSVQEQTDWWPLSALEAVKVTVQGEMIYRSFTSPAILERQLERFMSARDLQKRGARKKSSALTDKALKRMAHATKAKYQETLQQPEFLEMIEAATPYSYLKDLRMGSRPAKRQGPVQLKSLRAIPWVLCWTQTRTLFPTWWGVGSFWRSLTSSEKGIYKKAMIESPVFSTYIKAVGFTLEKMDLNIFALYLANSKLPQSEQEKYHQDFLREFNECKKAIREITGQKNLLWYRPWLGKSISLRSPLIHPLNVLQLIALKEKNLLLLRETVTGVASGMLTTG
- the queF gene encoding preQ(1) synthase, coding for MKKTGRDAKELKNFALGEAQTTYSQTYSPEVLEAFDNKNPGKIAWTTFICTEFTSLCPKTGQPDFAKVFINYIADKKMVESKSLKLYLFSFRNHGDFHEDCIQTICDDLVKLMKPKYIEVVGEFTPRGGIAIFPYASYACKDRFYQDLWKKRLSEFAPGKYGMELSKLY